The Lates calcarifer isolate ASB-BC8 linkage group LG6, TLL_Latcal_v3, whole genome shotgun sequence genome includes a region encoding these proteins:
- the LOC108882630 gene encoding RING finger protein 223 yields MEQTPPIWHTQVVPQDTAGELQKKVSVMGQPECSICYYTYDNVFKTPKLLECTHTFCLECLSRLMAVSLADSDGNGGSTRLSCPFCRHPTTLPEEGPPALATSREVLCRLPYNQQQEEPVWLEGEKLCYKSSRHNAGLGAPDSPTAFCICIDIGASKTMDAPIQTQPRTYGLLGRLADWKRMVLFIVLMVLLIVIVLWPLQCVFSTGNMRCMREPIHLNPTPTTTTFNPFTKTPDLTE; encoded by the coding sequence ATGGAACAGACTCCACCGATTTGGCACACACAGGTTGTCCCCCAGGACACAGCTGGAGAGCTGCAAAAGAAGGTGTCAGTCATGGGCCAGCCGGAGTGCTCCATCTGCTACTACACATATGACAATGTCTTCAAAACACCCAAGCTGCTGGAGTGCACCCACACCTTCTGCCTGGAGTGCCTCTCCCGCCTCATGGCAGTCTCGCTGGCCGACAGTGACGGCAACGGCGGCAGCACACGCCTCTCCTGCCCCTTCTGCCGCCACCCCACCACACTTCCTGAAGAGGGACCCCCAGCCTTGGCCACCAGCCGTGAGGTCCTGTGCAGGCTTCCCTACaaccagcagcaggaggagccgGTGTGGCTGGAGGGGGAGAAGCTGTGCTACAAAAGCTCAAGACACAACGCTGGTTTGGGAGCCCCTGACAGTCCCACAGCTTTCTGCATCTGCATTGACATTGGGGCCAGCAAGACAATGGATGCTCCGATCCAGACACAGCCCCGGACTTATGGCCTGCTGGGCCGGCTAGCAGACTGGAAGAGGATGGTGCTCTTCATTGTGCTCATGGTGCTGCTTATTGTCATCGTGTTGTGGCCACTGCAGTGTGTATTCAGCACTGGAAACATGCGCTGTATGCGAGAACCCATCCACCTCAACCCCACTCCGACTACTACTACTTTCAACCCATTCACCAAGACCCCTGATCTGACAGAATAA